A region from the candidate division KSB1 bacterium genome encodes:
- a CDS encoding OmpA family protein — MKKANKKYFNRIIPVLFLSLISSQAIAQMAPKAIEGGDGVYFTQSPRVSEKGKLGLKLTSYYHSEMVNKYNSNVMLMKVAASGAFGLTSKLELQGLVTTFAHYVSEFSSNKYQTGLGIGKIGLKYSLPDFKSFSISHAVKMSLETPGGALFVDAPGYPFDGKAYTLEALYLVSKPITYNLEGQFNIGYANEDLQGIWDLRNQLLASFSLKYRYNSRMFLLADVYTRTSLDANFDLFKDYLNVSLGAQYSLTPKLGLEVGFMRSLDNLKKTLTANYKENWQLLVGLNFSLDTFRPDYDNDGIDDRRDLDLDTPRGWAVDGTGVPLDSDRDGVPDAIDQEILSFRGAEVDAFGLAKDSDNDGVPDGIDVEENSDSDAIVDFMGRTIIPVDNRQSSMAKVSIISDRFTQKNLLVGLVKQPIFGIYFDFNSSEVVAGYIEQLDQIGEILEQNPEIQLEIIGFTDSVGTEEYNEKLSIKRAEVVKNYLAKKFKITIDRLPTTGYGEYTSLSMNPNYKAFPTALHRRVAFRVIDDGIIITGLPDLDANEEKRNSSLRVLIR; from the coding sequence ATGAAAAAAGCTAACAAGAAATATTTTAACCGGATCATTCCAGTTTTGTTTCTATCTTTAATATCGTCGCAAGCAATAGCCCAAATGGCGCCAAAAGCTATTGAAGGAGGCGATGGTGTTTATTTTACGCAGTCACCCAGGGTTTCGGAAAAGGGCAAATTAGGATTAAAACTAACCAGTTATTATCATTCCGAAATGGTCAATAAGTATAACTCCAATGTAATGCTTATGAAAGTTGCAGCCTCAGGAGCATTTGGCTTAACAAGTAAATTGGAGTTACAGGGATTGGTTACAACCTTTGCACATTATGTTTCAGAGTTTTCTTCTAATAAATATCAGACCGGGTTGGGCATTGGTAAAATTGGATTAAAATATTCGTTGCCTGATTTCAAAAGTTTTTCCATTTCACATGCAGTTAAAATGAGTCTGGAAACTCCCGGAGGAGCTTTGTTTGTCGATGCGCCGGGTTATCCTTTTGATGGCAAAGCATATACCTTGGAAGCCCTGTACCTGGTTTCTAAGCCAATTACGTATAATCTGGAAGGACAGTTTAATATCGGCTATGCTAATGAAGATCTACAAGGCATATGGGATTTGCGTAATCAATTGTTGGCTTCTTTTTCTTTAAAATATCGGTATAATAGCCGGATGTTTTTATTGGCAGATGTTTATACCCGGACTTCCCTGGATGCTAATTTTGATTTATTCAAGGACTACCTGAATGTTTCTCTCGGTGCGCAATATTCTCTCACACCGAAATTAGGGTTGGAAGTTGGTTTCATGCGTTCGTTAGACAATCTGAAAAAAACACTTACAGCCAACTACAAGGAAAACTGGCAATTACTAGTCGGTTTGAATTTCTCACTTGATACATTCCGTCCGGATTATGACAATGATGGAATAGATGATCGAAGAGATTTGGATCTGGATACACCCAGGGGATGGGCTGTTGATGGAACTGGAGTGCCACTAGATTCAGACAGAGACGGTGTGCCGGATGCTATCGATCAAGAGATTTTGTCTTTCCGAGGTGCTGAAGTAGATGCCTTTGGATTGGCTAAAGATTCGGACAACGATGGAGTTCCGGATGGTATTGATGTTGAAGAGAATTCAGATTCTGATGCGATTGTTGATTTTATGGGCAGAACCATTATCCCTGTTGACAACCGGCAGAGTTCAATGGCGAAAGTAAGTATCATTTCCGATAGATTTACCCAAAAAAATCTGTTAGTCGGTTTGGTAAAGCAGCCGATATTCGGTATTTATTTTGATTTTAATAGTTCGGAAGTTGTGGCTGGTTATATTGAACAACTCGATCAAATTGGTGAAATATTAGAGCAGAATCCGGAAATTCAATTAGAAATCATAGGATTTACAGATAGTGTTGGTACTGAAGAATACAATGAAAAGCTTAGTATCAAACGAGCAGAAGTGGTTAAAAACTATTTAGCAAAAAAATTTAAAATAACAATTGATCGTCTCCCCACAACTGGTTATGGAGAATATACAAGTTTGTCTATGAATCCGAATTACAAAGCGTTCCCAACTGCATTACATCGCCGTGTTGCATTCCGAGTGATTGATGATGGAATTATTATAACTGGATTACCGGATTTAGATGCAAATGAAGAAAAAAGAAATTCGAGCCTAAGAGTATTAATTCGTTAA